A genomic window from bacterium includes:
- the sucD gene encoding succinate--CoA ligase subunit alpha — protein MAILVDKHSKVMVQGMTGGAGKFHAERMLAYGTQIVGGTSPGKGGATVAGKPVFDTVGECVKQTGADVSVIFLPAAAVKEAAIEAIRAGIKFLVVIPEHIPIHDMLYVREEAVRAKATVIGGNTAGVITPGEANLGIMPDIAFQPGRVGTVSRSGSITYYVADTLTRTGYGQTTCVGLGGDPVLGSTFDEILWKFEEDPKTKAVVMCGEIGGVYEERATMIIPKMKKPVLVMIGGVFAPPGKRMGHAGAIVEGTMGTAKEKLEQLAKSGAHACRTFRDIPETLKKLGV, from the coding sequence ATGGCAATCCTAGTCGATAAGCATAGCAAAGTAATGGTCCAGGGAATGACCGGAGGCGCGGGGAAATTCCATGCCGAGCGGATGCTCGCCTACGGCACGCAGATCGTCGGCGGTACCTCGCCGGGCAAAGGCGGCGCGACTGTCGCCGGAAAACCGGTCTTCGATACGGTCGGCGAATGCGTCAAGCAGACCGGCGCCGATGTCTCTGTGATCTTCCTTCCGGCCGCAGCCGTCAAAGAAGCGGCGATCGAAGCGATACGCGCGGGAATCAAGTTCCTGGTCGTCATCCCGGAACATATTCCGATTCACGATATGCTCTATGTCCGCGAAGAAGCGGTCCGCGCCAAAGCGACCGTCATCGGCGGCAATACTGCCGGTGTCATCACGCCCGGCGAAGCGAATCTTGGGATCATGCCGGATATCGCGTTCCAGCCCGGTCGGGTCGGGACCGTCTCACGCTCCGGCTCCATCACCTATTATGTCGCCGACACGCTGACACGGACCGGTTACGGCCAGACGACCTGCGTTGGCCTCGGTGGCGATCCGGTGCTTGGGTCGACATTTGATGAGATCCTCTGGAAATTCGAAGAGGACCCGAAGACCAAGGCGGTGGTGATGTGCGGCGAGATCGGCGGCGTATATGAAGAGCGCGCGACGATGATCATTCCGAAAATGAAAAAGCCGGTGCTGGTGATGATCGGCGGCGTTTTTGCGCCTCCCGGAAAGCGGATGGGGCATGCCGGCGCGATTGTCGAGGGGACGATGGGAACGGCGAAAGAGAAGTTAGAGCAGTTGGCCAAATCCGGCGCCCACGCCTGCCGGACATTCAGAGATATCCCGGAGACGCTGAAAAAGCTGGGGGTGTAG